One region of Thermococcus sp. genomic DNA includes:
- a CDS encoding regulator of amino acid metabolism, contains ACT domain protein: MMLVLEAYFKNYPARRKVAEFLFENGLSVKNGKIYLRNVEVPISELARVIGVNRKIVYHTIEYIEKTYPLKLIFERLNPLPSLIEVAPLMGWEVLEIELDKEGYLRGFSEVLALLSDNGVSVMEVFSRNLREEPTKLYIVIDGTLPVEVFMRIKEMEGFRKLILHTPEKDKERFVCNYCEVKYCPKRVLIERFEATP, from the coding sequence ATGATGCTTGTATTGGAGGCCTACTTCAAGAACTACCCTGCCAGAAGGAAGGTAGCCGAGTTTCTCTTTGAAAACGGCCTCAGCGTAAAGAACGGCAAGATATACCTTCGGAACGTGGAGGTTCCCATAAGCGAGCTCGCCAGGGTCATAGGGGTCAACAGGAAGATAGTCTATCACACCATAGAATACATTGAGAAGACCTATCCCCTCAAGCTCATCTTTGAGAGGCTCAATCCCCTGCCGAGCCTGATAGAGGTCGCCCCCCTGATGGGGTGGGAGGTTCTGGAGATAGAGCTGGACAAAGAGGGCTACCTCCGGGGCTTTTCCGAGGTTCTCGCCCTGCTCTCGGACAACGGCGTTTCGGTAATGGAGGTGTTTAGCAGAAACCTCCGCGAAGAGCCCACGAAGCTCTACATAGTGATAGACGGAACCCTGCCCGTTGAGGTCTTCATGCGCATCAAGGAGATGGAGGGTTTCAGGAAGCTCATACTCCACACGCCCGAGAAGGATAAGGAGAGGTTCGTCTGCAACTACTGCGAGGTCAAATACTGCCCAAAAAGGGTTCTCATCGAGAGGTTTGAGGCTACCCCGTGA
- a CDS encoding acylphosphatase: MERVRAHLRIYGRVQGVGFRWSMQREARKLGLSGWVRNLPDGTVEAVIEGDPERVEALIGWAHQGPMLARVTRVDVKWEEPEGLEGFKVTG; the protein is encoded by the coding sequence ATGGAGCGGGTGAGGGCTCACCTTAGAATCTACGGACGCGTTCAAGGGGTTGGCTTCAGGTGGAGCATGCAGAGGGAAGCGAGAAAACTCGGTCTCAGCGGCTGGGTAAGGAACCTGCCCGATGGAACCGTCGAGGCCGTTATTGAGGGTGACCCCGAAAGGGTGGAAGCGCTCATCGGCTGGGCGCACCAGGGCCCGATGCTTGCCAGGGTAACGAGGGTGGATGTAAAATGGGAGGAACCGGAGGGGCTGGAAGGCTTTAAAGTCACGGGGTAG
- the cutA gene encoding divalent-cation tolerance protein CutA — MEMIFVYTTFPDWESAERIVKTLLEKKLIACANLREHRAFYWWQGKIEEDTEVGAILKTSVEKWKELREAIKEMHPYTVPIIARIEVDKVNGEYAEWLEKVLT, encoded by the coding sequence ATGGAGATGATATTCGTCTACACGACCTTCCCGGACTGGGAGAGCGCCGAAAGGATAGTGAAGACCCTGCTTGAGAAAAAGCTCATCGCCTGCGCCAACCTCAGGGAGCACAGGGCGTTCTACTGGTGGCAGGGGAAGATTGAGGAGGACACCGAGGTCGGTGCCATACTCAAGACGAGCGTCGAGAAGTGGAAGGAGCTGAGGGAGGCCATAAAGGAGATGCACCCCTACACCGTTCCAATAATAGCCCGCATCGAGGTCGACAAGGTGAACGGTGAATACGCTGAGTGGCTTGAGAAGGTGCTGACATGA
- a CDS encoding DUF99 family protein has protein sequence MIRKVKPQIRVVGFDDGTFSFSSKLRGEKTILVGVVMKGSQEVMGVLSRWITVDGNDATDAMIDAVNSSRFKDLRLILLKGITYAGFNVVDLERLHGETGLPVVVVIRKRPDMEAMERALRKHFSDAEERIELLRKSPPLLELIPERLYIQVVGIEGNKASEVVRVTTRTGLVPEPLRLAHMIASAVMSGESTRE, from the coding sequence ATGATAAGGAAGGTCAAGCCCCAGATCCGCGTCGTAGGGTTTGACGATGGGACGTTCTCTTTTTCTTCCAAACTCAGAGGGGAGAAGACCATTCTAGTGGGAGTTGTCATGAAGGGCTCTCAGGAAGTCATGGGAGTCCTCTCGCGCTGGATAACCGTTGATGGAAACGACGCCACCGACGCAATGATAGACGCCGTCAACTCCTCCAGGTTCAAAGATCTGAGGCTAATTCTCCTCAAGGGGATAACCTACGCGGGTTTCAACGTCGTTGACCTGGAGAGGCTCCACGGGGAGACGGGTCTTCCGGTGGTAGTCGTTATCAGGAAGAGGCCGGACATGGAGGCGATGGAAAGGGCGCTAAGAAAGCACTTCAGTGATGCCGAGGAAAGGATAGAACTCCTTAGAAAATCGCCTCCCCTCCTGGAGCTCATCCCGGAGAGGCTCTACATCCAAGTGGTGGGAATCGAGGGAAACAAAGCCTCCGAAGTCGTCAGGGTCACGACCCGAACCGGGCTCGTCCCGGAGCCCCTCAGGCTGGCACACATGATAGCGAGCGCCGTTATGAGTGGAGAAAGCACCCGGGAGTAA
- a CDS encoding universal stress protein, with translation MFEKVLYPTDFSDVSLHALRTCIPKLISMGVGELHLIHVVDITIAEFEAFELEDIYREKLEKLAEELRTEGVDVNAIVRIGIPSIEIAEVAEERDIDLVVIPSVGENIWRTMFMGSTASNLARATRRPVLLLKYQKKDDGFEPSVDCSTIFKRPLVALDFSKCSVKIVKTVREFEELIERGILVHSVDYGKMDELEHNIEVAKINLRKSARGVKAHFDVEVLVGSASQAIIGTAIAKNATLIVIGKKGRNFLKDLLLGSTAERVMRDSKVPVLLVPCD, from the coding sequence ATGTTTGAGAAGGTTTTGTACCCGACCGACTTTTCGGACGTTTCCCTGCACGCCCTGCGCACCTGCATCCCGAAGCTCATCTCCATGGGAGTTGGGGAGCTTCACCTCATCCACGTTGTTGACATAACCATCGCCGAGTTCGAGGCCTTTGAGCTTGAGGACATCTACCGCGAGAAGCTTGAGAAGCTCGCCGAAGAGCTCAGGACTGAGGGTGTGGATGTGAACGCGATAGTCAGGATAGGGATTCCCTCCATAGAGATAGCAGAGGTGGCGGAGGAAAGGGACATAGACCTCGTCGTCATCCCAAGCGTTGGTGAGAACATCTGGAGGACGATGTTCATGGGAAGCACCGCCTCCAACCTTGCCAGGGCCACCAGAAGGCCGGTTCTCCTCCTGAAGTACCAGAAAAAGGACGACGGCTTTGAGCCATCGGTGGACTGTTCGACAATATTCAAGCGCCCCCTGGTTGCACTTGACTTCTCGAAGTGCTCGGTAAAGATAGTCAAGACCGTGAGGGAGTTCGAGGAGCTCATAGAACGGGGAATCCTCGTGCACTCCGTGGACTACGGGAAGATGGACGAGCTTGAGCACAACATAGAGGTGGCGAAGATTAACCTCAGGAAGTCCGCCCGGGGCGTGAAGGCCCACTTTGACGTTGAGGTTCTCGTGGGCAGTGCCAGTCAGGCGATAATAGGGACGGCCATCGCAAAGAACGCCACGCTGATAGTCATAGGCAAGAAGGGCAGGAACTTTCTGAAGGATCTGCTCCTTGGAAGCACCGCGGAGAGGGTCATGAGGGACTCAAAAGTCCCGGTACTGTTGGTGCCGTGCGATTAG
- the gcvT gene encoding glycine cleavage system aminomethyltransferase GcvT — protein sequence MVKRVHIFDWHRENAKKVEEFAGWEMPIWYSSIKEEHLTVRNGVGIFDVSHMGEFIFRGKDALEFLQYVTTNDISRPPAISGTYTLVLNERGAVKDETLVFNMGNDTYMMVCDSDAFEKLDAWFNAIKRGIEKFGELDLEIENKTYDMVMFSIQGPKARDLAKDLFGIDINDLWWFQAKEVELDGIKMLLSRSGYTGENGFEVYFEDANPYHPDESKRGEPEKALHVWKTILDAGEKYGIKPAGLGARDTLRLEAGYTLYGNETKELQLLSTDIDEVTPLQANLDFAIFWDKEFIGKEALLKQRERGLGRKMVHFKMVDRGIPREGYAVYANGEPIGEVTSGTSSPLLGIGIGIAFVKEEYARPGVELEIEIRGKPKKAVTVAPPFYDPKKYGAFREE from the coding sequence ATGGTTAAGAGGGTTCACATCTTTGACTGGCACAGGGAGAACGCGAAGAAGGTCGAGGAGTTCGCCGGCTGGGAGATGCCCATCTGGTACTCCAGCATAAAGGAGGAGCACCTAACCGTTAGGAACGGCGTCGGAATCTTCGACGTCTCCCACATGGGAGAGTTCATCTTCCGCGGTAAGGACGCCCTGGAGTTCCTTCAGTATGTGACCACCAACGACATTTCAAGGCCCCCGGCGATAAGCGGAACCTACACGCTCGTCCTCAACGAGAGGGGCGCTGTAAAGGACGAGACGCTGGTCTTCAACATGGGCAACGACACCTACATGATGGTCTGTGACAGCGATGCCTTCGAGAAGCTCGACGCCTGGTTCAACGCGATAAAGCGCGGAATCGAGAAGTTCGGCGAGCTTGACCTTGAGATTGAAAACAAGACCTACGACATGGTAATGTTCTCCATCCAGGGCCCGAAGGCGAGAGACCTCGCCAAGGACCTCTTCGGCATCGACATCAACGACCTCTGGTGGTTCCAGGCAAAGGAGGTCGAGCTCGATGGGATCAAGATGCTCCTCTCAAGGAGCGGCTACACCGGTGAGAACGGCTTTGAGGTTTACTTCGAGGACGCCAACCCCTATCACCCGGACGAGAGCAAGCGCGGGGAGCCGGAGAAGGCCCTCCACGTCTGGAAGACCATCCTCGATGCCGGGGAGAAGTACGGCATAAAGCCCGCTGGACTGGGAGCGAGGGACACCCTCAGGCTTGAGGCCGGCTACACGCTCTACGGCAACGAGACCAAGGAGCTCCAGCTCCTCAGCACCGACATCGACGAAGTTACGCCCCTCCAGGCCAACCTCGACTTCGCCATCTTCTGGGACAAGGAGTTCATAGGAAAGGAGGCCCTCCTCAAGCAGAGGGAGCGCGGCCTCGGCAGGAAGATGGTGCACTTCAAAATGGTTGACAGGGGCATTCCGAGGGAGGGCTATGCCGTCTACGCGAACGGCGAGCCCATAGGAGAGGTAACCAGCGGGACCAGCTCCCCGCTCCTCGGAATTGGCATTGGGATAGCCTTCGTGAAGGAGGAGTACGCCAGGCCTGGCGTCGAGCTGGAGATAGAGATAAGGGGCAAGCCCAAGAAGGCCGTAACCGTTGCTCCGCCCTTCTACGACCCCAAGAAGTACGGAGCCTTCAGGGAGGAGTGA
- a CDS encoding DMT family transporter — MSRKHAVGAVLLWSTVASAFKLSLRYMSPLQLLLYASLTSLIVFGFLYSREFSLRKENLRSAYLGLINPLLYYTVLFSAYDRLPAQEAQALNYTWPLMLVLLSIPLLGKRPGARTVLGLFIGFLGALVVATKGNITGLNFSDPVGVALGLGSAVIWASYWILNLRDDRPLIEKMFWNFLFGFAYVSVVLALSGRPAVPPAEGLVGAAYVGLFEMGITFLLWYRAVEGDMAFASNLAYLVPFLSLFFISLVVGEGIAPATVLGLAMIVGGIIIGKR, encoded by the coding sequence ATGTCCAGAAAACACGCCGTCGGCGCGGTGCTCCTCTGGTCAACCGTCGCGAGCGCCTTCAAGCTCTCGCTGCGCTACATGAGCCCCCTCCAGTTACTCTTATACGCTTCCCTGACTTCACTCATCGTATTTGGCTTTCTTTACTCCAGGGAGTTCTCGCTGAGGAAAGAGAACCTTCGCTCCGCCTATCTGGGCTTAATAAATCCGCTCCTCTACTACACCGTGCTCTTCTCGGCCTACGACAGGCTTCCGGCACAGGAGGCGCAGGCGCTCAACTACACCTGGCCTCTCATGCTCGTCCTGCTCTCGATCCCCCTCCTCGGAAAGAGGCCGGGAGCGAGAACGGTGCTGGGACTCTTCATAGGCTTCCTTGGGGCATTGGTTGTGGCCACGAAGGGAAACATAACCGGCCTGAACTTTTCGGATCCGGTTGGCGTCGCCCTCGGTCTGGGGAGCGCGGTGATATGGGCGAGCTACTGGATCCTCAACCTGCGCGATGACAGGCCACTCATCGAGAAGATGTTCTGGAACTTCCTCTTCGGGTTCGCTTACGTTTCGGTGGTTCTCGCGCTATCGGGCCGGCCTGCCGTTCCTCCAGCGGAAGGCCTCGTCGGGGCGGCCTACGTCGGCCTCTTCGAGATGGGTATCACGTTCCTCCTCTGGTACAGGGCGGTCGAGGGCGACATGGCCTTCGCCTCAAACCTGGCCTACCTCGTGCCCTTCCTGAGCCTCTTCTTCATCTCCCTCGTCGTCGGGGAAGGCATCGCCCCGGCAACGGTGCTGGGGCTGGCGATGATAGTGGGCGGTATAATCATCGGAAAGAGATAG